A single window of bacterium DNA harbors:
- a CDS encoding HD domain-containing protein, producing MSTNPPDPRPGSLGSPSGAFAMLRTWMRTVVELNKRPDDVHEEFTNPPNWLRRALLVALALELYALTRLSLRDLPVIIALTIVYVLTMLIPPVPSPLGYIRTPRVAFIVTLILLWSPLHVLLVVAFGTLLGVVLLRLYEPWRALINTVLWAFPAALASWIGHAILGAIPGRLIGLTVASLTILVVYLVVNFALLALYNHFRRGVAFFPYWWSCVTENPLSQVLAAPLPILLGAVALGVDRGPWMALLLTALSAVTMPASRAQLAVFLASQRTVQDIVGALMIGLERSVPGAHAHARRVSDLVDGMGRRMRIPPATLESWRTAALLHDIGLIDADSRTASPMSHAIAGARILASYPDAIVADMVREHHTPWSAVTPRLRGAGGLGARVLAAAECYDELRHGTPATPGRVTHAATAAALRPLIGSQLDPRITSVLLETAERLERKAAS from the coding sequence GTGAGTACTAACCCACCCGACCCCAGACCGGGTTCCCTCGGCTCACCGTCCGGCGCGTTCGCGATGCTCCGCACCTGGATGCGGACGGTCGTGGAATTGAACAAGCGGCCGGACGATGTGCATGAGGAATTTACCAACCCTCCGAACTGGCTGCGCCGCGCCCTCCTCGTCGCTCTGGCGCTCGAACTCTACGCGCTCACGCGGCTCTCCCTACGGGATCTCCCCGTGATCATCGCACTGACAATTGTGTACGTGCTCACGATGCTCATCCCGCCGGTTCCAAGTCCGCTCGGATACATCCGCACCCCTCGAGTCGCGTTCATCGTCACGTTGATCCTGTTGTGGTCGCCGCTGCACGTGCTGCTCGTCGTGGCCTTCGGAACATTGCTCGGCGTCGTCCTCCTCCGGCTCTACGAGCCGTGGAGGGCGCTCATCAACACCGTGCTCTGGGCGTTCCCCGCCGCGCTGGCTTCTTGGATCGGCCACGCGATCCTGGGCGCGATCCCGGGACGCCTGATCGGTCTCACGGTGGCGAGCCTGACGATTTTGGTGGTCTATCTGGTCGTCAACTTCGCGCTGCTGGCGCTCTACAATCACTTTCGGCGGGGCGTCGCCTTTTTTCCCTATTGGTGGAGCTGCGTGACGGAGAACCCGCTCTCGCAGGTGCTCGCCGCTCCGCTGCCGATACTGCTCGGCGCCGTCGCGCTCGGTGTCGACCGGGGGCCGTGGATGGCGCTGCTTCTCACCGCCCTCTCCGCCGTCACGATGCCGGCGAGCCGCGCCCAACTCGCGGTGTTCCTCGCGTCGCAGCGAACGGTCCAGGATATCGTTGGCGCCCTGATGATCGGGCTGGAACGCTCCGTGCCGGGGGCGCACGCCCACGCTCGGCGCGTCAGCGATCTCGTGGACGGGATGGGCCGGCGCATGCGGATCCCTCCGGCCACCCTCGAATCGTGGCGTACGGCCGCGCTGCTGCACGACATCGGCCTCATCGACGCGGACAGCCGGACGGCATCCCCGATGAGCCACGCGATCGCCGGCGCGCGGATCCTGGCGTCCTACCCGGACGCGATCGTCGCCGACATGGTCCGCGAACATCACACCCCGTGGTCCGCGGTGACGCCGCGGCTGCGCGGGGCGGGGGGGCTCGGGGCGCGCGTGCTTGCCGCGGCCGAGTGCTATGACGAACTGCGCCACGGCACGCCGGCGACCCCCGGCCGGGTCACCCACGCGGCGACCGCGGCCGCGCTTCGGCCGCTGATCGGGTCCCAGCTCGACCCCCGGATCACATCGGTTCTCCTCGAGACGGCCGAGCGACTCGAACGGAAGGCGGCGTCATGA